One window from the genome of Oryza glaberrima chromosome 3, OglaRS2, whole genome shotgun sequence encodes:
- the LOC127765832 gene encoding probable nucleolar protein 5-2: MLVLFETPAGFALFKVLDEGKLDKVEDLWKEFTTSDSARKVVELKAFNKFQNTSDALSAATLIIDSKPTKGLRKFLQKHCEGETLAVADSKLGNAIKEKLKIDCLHNSAVMELMRGLRNQLTELISGLGAQDLGPMSLGLSHSLSRYKLKFSPEKVDTMIIQAIGLLDDLDKELNTYAMRVREWYGWHFPELTKIVADNIQYAKVVKMMGDRTNAESLDFSEILSDDEVEAQLKEAAVISMGTEVSELDLLNIRELCDQVLALSEYRAQLFDYLRSRMNTIAPNLTALVGELVGARLIAHGGSLVNLAKQPGSTIQILGAEKALFRALKTKHATPKYGLIYHASLIGQAAPKHKGKISRSLAAKTALAIRYDALGDGEDNSIGLESRVKLETRLRVLEGKELGRSAGSTKGKPKIEVYEKDRKKGAGALITPAKTYNPAADLVLGQSTEETPKKPEGASKKRKHQEAEPAGAEETIQEDGDQEGQKKKKKKKSKESEDSPVADADGGKKKKRKSKESEEPPVATAEGEKKEKKKKKKSDSQDAEDVAMETEASGKKDKKKKKKKHGDE, encoded by the exons ATGCTGGTGCTGTTCGAGACGCCCGCGGGGTTCGCCCTCTTCAAGGTGCTCGACGAGGGGAAGCTCGACAAGGTCGAG gatttatgGAAGGAGTTCACGACGTCTGACTCGGCGAGAAAG GTGGTTGAGCTGAAGGCTTTCAACAAATTTCAGAACACATCTGATGCCCTTTCTGCTGCAACCCTCATTATTGACAGCAAGCCTACCAAGGGTTTGCGCAAGTTCTTGCAGAAGCACTGTGAGGGTGAAACATTAGCTGTGGCTGACTCTAAACTTGGAAATGCTATAAAGGAGAAGCTG AAAATCGACTGCCTTCATAATAGTGCTGTGATGGAGCTCATGAGAGGGTTAAGAAACCAGCTCACTGAACTTATCTCTGGTTTGGGCGCACAAGACCTTGGTCCAATGAGCCTTGGCTTGTCCCACAGTTTGTCTAGATATAAGCTGAAGTTCAGTCCTGAAAAG GTTGATACTATGATCATTCAGGCCATTGGCTTATTGGATGATCTTGACAAGGAGCTTAACACTTATGCCATGAGGGTTCGTGAATGGTATGGGTGGCACTTTCCAGAGCTCACTAAAATTGTAGCTGATAACATACAGTACGCAAAAGTTGTGAAGATGATGGGTGATCGGACTAACGCAGAAAGCCTTGATTTCTCTGAG ATACTTTCAGATGATGAGGTTGAAGCACAGCTAAAAGAGGCGGCAGTAATATCCATGGGAACAGAAGTTAGTGAACTTGACTTGCTAAATATCAGGGAGCTGTGTGATCAGGTGTTGGCTCTTTCTGAGTACAGAGCCCAGCTGTTTGATTATCTGAGAAGCAGGATGAACACTATCGCACCAAATTTGACTGCACTTGTTGGCGAATTGGTTGGTGCTCGACTTATTGCACATGGCGGCAGTTTGGTAAATCTGGCCAAGCAGCCTGGCAGCACAATTCAGATACTTGGTGCAGAGAAG GCTTTGTTCAGAGCTCTAAAGACAAAGCATGCTACGCCAAAGTATGGTCTCATCTACCATGCATCCTTAATTGGTCAAGCAGCTCCAAAGCACAAGGGGAAGATTTCTCGTTCTCTTGCTGCAAAAACTGCTCTTGCCATTCGGTATGATGCCCTTGGTGATGGTGAAGATAACTCCATTGGTCTTGAGAGTCGAGTCAAG CTTGAGACACGGCTTCGGGTTCTTGAGGGTAAAGAACTTGGCAGGTCTGCAGGTTCTACTAAGGGAAAGCCCAAGATAGAAGTGTATGAAAAGGACCGGAAGAAGGGTGCTGGGGCTTTAATCACTCCTGCCAAG ACATACAATCCTGCGGCTGATCTGGTACTTGGACAATCCACTGAAGAAACACCAAAGAAGCCTGAAGGTGCTTCAAAGAAGAGGAAACATCAAGAGGCGGAGCCTGCAGGTGCAGAAGAAACCATTCAAGAGGATGGTGACCAAGAGGgtcagaagaaaaagaagaaaaagaagtccAAAGAGAGCGAGGATTCTCCTGTGGCCGATGCTGATGGcggcaagaaaaagaaaaggaagtcCAAGGAGAGCGAGGAGCCACCTGTAGCCACCGCTGAAggtgagaagaaggagaagaagaaaaagaagaaatctGATTCACAAGATGCTGAGGATGTTGCCATGGAAACCGAAGCGTCTGGTAAgaaagacaaaaagaaaaagaagaaaaagcatGGTGATGAATGA